One region of Cobetia sp. cqz5-12 genomic DNA includes:
- the slmA gene encoding nucleoid occlusion factor SlmA translates to MTQANPKQSRREQILQALALMLEEDSGKRITTAALARQVGVSEAALYRHFPSKARMFEGLIEFIESTLFERIALIIQDNDTAHARVHHILSLLLGFAEKNPGLCRLLNGDALTGETARLRTRMAQLFERLETQIKQVLREAEPREGLRPAITVTAAANLLLACAEGRIGQYVRSDYRKRPTEHWEDQWQLLSRDLLLSSQERIAV, encoded by the coding sequence ATGACGCAGGCGAATCCAAAACAATCACGTCGCGAACAGATCCTCCAGGCACTCGCTCTGATGCTGGAAGAGGACAGCGGCAAACGCATCACGACTGCAGCACTGGCACGACAGGTCGGTGTCTCGGAGGCGGCGCTCTATCGCCACTTCCCCAGCAAGGCGCGCATGTTCGAAGGACTGATCGAATTCATCGAGAGCACGCTGTTCGAGCGTATCGCGCTGATCATTCAGGACAACGACACTGCGCATGCCCGGGTGCATCACATCCTGAGCCTGCTGCTGGGCTTTGCCGAGAAGAACCCGGGGCTGTGTCGCCTCCTCAACGGTGACGCCCTCACCGGCGAGACGGCACGCCTGCGCACGCGCATGGCGCAGCTGTTCGAGCGCCTCGAGACGCAGATCAAGCAGGTACTGCGCGAAGCCGAGCCTCGCGAAGGGCTGCGGCCGGCCATCACCGTCACGGCAGCAGCCAACCTGCTGCTGGCGTGTGCGGAAGGCCGCATCGGCCAGTACGTGCGCAGCGACTATCGCAAGCGCCCGACCGAGCACTGGGAAGACCAGTGGCAGCTGCTGAGCCGCGATCTGCTGCTGAGCAGTCAGGAGCGCATTGCCGTCTGA
- the argB gene encoding acetylglutamate kinase, which yields MSHANRDPHQVVEVLSEALPYIQQFSGKTVVVKYGGNAMTEEALIDSFARDMVLMKEVGINPVVVHGGGPQIGALLEKLNIESRFVDGMRVTDSETMDVVEMVLGGLVNKGIVNLINQSGGKAIGLTGKDSGQIRARQLKVSGQTPGMNASEIIDIGHVGEVEHVSTDLIELLTRNDFIPVIAPIGVDAEGRSYNINADLVAGKVAEALGAEKLMLLTNVAGLMNAQGEVMTGLTTEAVDGLIEDGTIYGGMLPKISCALDAVKQGVRSAHIIDGRVPHATLLEIFTNAGVGTLISNAEADTDKA from the coding sequence ATGAGCCACGCCAACCGCGACCCGCATCAGGTGGTCGAGGTCCTGTCCGAAGCCCTGCCCTATATCCAGCAGTTCTCGGGCAAGACCGTGGTGGTCAAGTACGGCGGCAACGCCATGACCGAAGAAGCCTTGATCGACTCCTTCGCTCGCGACATGGTGTTGATGAAGGAAGTCGGCATCAATCCGGTGGTCGTGCATGGTGGCGGCCCGCAGATCGGCGCGCTGCTCGAGAAGCTGAACATCGAATCACGCTTCGTCGATGGCATGCGCGTCACGGATTCCGAGACCATGGACGTGGTCGAGATGGTGCTGGGCGGCCTGGTCAACAAGGGCATCGTCAACCTGATCAACCAGAGTGGCGGCAAGGCCATCGGCCTGACCGGCAAGGACAGTGGCCAGATTCGTGCCCGTCAGCTCAAGGTCAGCGGCCAGACGCCGGGCATGAATGCCTCTGAAATCATCGACATTGGTCATGTCGGTGAAGTCGAGCATGTCTCCACGGACCTGATCGAACTGCTGACACGCAACGATTTCATTCCCGTCATCGCGCCCATCGGGGTCGATGCCGAGGGTCGCAGCTACAATATCAATGCCGACCTGGTCGCCGGCAAGGTCGCCGAGGCACTGGGCGCGGAGAAATTGATGCTGCTGACCAACGTGGCTGGCCTGATGAACGCACAAGGCGAAGTCATGACCGGCCTGACCACCGAGGCGGTGGATGGCCTGATCGAGGATGGCACCATCTATGGTGGCATGCTGCCCAAGATCAGCTGTGCACTGGACGCCGTGAAGCAAGGCGTGCGCAGTGCTCACATCATCGATGGCCGCGTGCCACATGCGACCCTGCTGGAAATCTTCACCAATGCCGGGGTCGGCACGTTGATCAGCAACGCGGAAGCGGACACTGACAAGGCGTAA
- the dut gene encoding dUTP diphosphatase, translating into MTRPRLELKILDERVRDYPLPHHATPGSAGMDLRALLDAPLTLAPGACELVRTGLAIHIADPALAGMILPRSGLGHKHGIVLGNLVGLIDSDYQGELMISVWNRGNSEFVLEPGERLAQYVLVPVVQAELVEVSEFEASQRGEGGFGHSGRH; encoded by the coding sequence ATGACCCGCCCCCGGCTCGAACTCAAGATTCTCGACGAGCGCGTTCGCGATTACCCGCTGCCGCATCACGCCACTCCCGGCAGCGCCGGCATGGACCTGCGCGCACTGCTGGACGCGCCGCTGACATTGGCGCCGGGCGCCTGTGAGCTGGTGCGCACGGGGCTGGCGATCCATATCGCAGACCCTGCACTGGCCGGCATGATCCTGCCGCGCTCCGGCCTGGGGCACAAACACGGCATCGTGCTGGGCAATCTGGTCGGCCTGATCGACTCCGACTACCAGGGCGAACTGATGATCTCGGTCTGGAACCGCGGCAACAGCGAGTTCGTGCTGGAGCCCGGCGAGCGTCTGGCACAGTACGTGCTAGTCCCGGTGGTACAGGCGGAGCTGGTGGAAGTCTCTGAATTCGAGGCCAGCCAGCGCGGCGAAGGCGGCTTCGGCCACTCCGGTCGCCACTGA
- the rpoH gene encoding RNA polymerase sigma factor RpoH, which produces MSTSLQPLGHLSPGQDLNGYIQSVNRIAVLTAEEEHELALRLHEENHLESARRLVMSHLRFVVHIARSYSGYGLQQADLIQEGNVGLMKAVKRFDPHQGVRLVSFAVHWIKAEIHEFVLRNWRIVKVATTKAQRKLFFNLRGAKKRLAWLNNDEVDAIAGDLDVKPAVVREMESRLSAHDAGFDAGPSDDESSAYQAPANYLEDHSLDPAAQVEQQDLEDDSHGRLLKALAALDERSRDILQQRWLSDNKSTLHELADIYGVSAERIRQLEKNAMKKLRESMGDMSEGFAA; this is translated from the coding sequence ATGAGCACCAGTCTTCAGCCACTTGGCCACCTGTCACCGGGTCAAGATCTAAACGGCTATATTCAGTCGGTGAACCGTATCGCTGTGCTTACTGCCGAAGAAGAGCATGAGCTGGCCCTGCGGTTGCATGAAGAGAATCATCTGGAATCGGCCCGTCGACTCGTCATGTCGCACCTGCGCTTCGTCGTGCATATCGCGCGCAGCTACAGCGGCTATGGCTTGCAGCAGGCGGACCTGATCCAGGAAGGTAATGTCGGTCTGATGAAGGCCGTCAAGCGTTTTGACCCTCACCAGGGTGTACGACTCGTTTCCTTTGCCGTGCACTGGATCAAGGCCGAGATTCACGAGTTCGTGCTGCGCAACTGGCGCATCGTGAAGGTCGCGACCACCAAGGCTCAGCGCAAGTTGTTCTTCAACCTGCGTGGCGCCAAGAAGCGTCTTGCCTGGTTGAACAACGATGAAGTGGATGCCATCGCGGGCGATCTGGACGTCAAACCTGCCGTGGTGCGTGAGATGGAAAGCCGTCTCTCTGCCCACGATGCAGGCTTCGACGCCGGTCCCAGCGACGATGAGAGCTCTGCCTATCAGGCGCCGGCCAACTATCTGGAAGATCACAGCCTCGATCCGGCTGCCCAGGTGGAACAGCAGGACCTGGAAGACGACTCCCACGGTCGTCTGCTCAAGGCGCTGGCGGCACTGGATGAGCGCTCACGCGACATCCTCCAGCAGCGTTGGCTGAGCGACAACAAGTCGACTCTGCACGAGCTTGCTGACATCTATGGCGTCTCTGCCGAGCGTATCCGTCAGCTCGAGAAGAACGCGATGAAGAAGCTGCGTGAATCGATGGGTGACATGAGCGAAGGCTTCGCTGCCTGA
- a CDS encoding phosphomannomutase/phosphoglucomutase, with protein sequence MSQVPASIFRAYDIRGIVDKTLTEDGVRAIGQSIGSEAAARGESTVVVARDGRLSGPRLSKALIAGLRDAGRDVVDIGMVPTPVLYYATNILEGTRSGVMLTGSHNPANYNGLKIVLAGETLSGDTITDLYRRLQEGDLAQGEGSLREEDVRERYLEQITGDVVVKRPLKAVVDCGNGVAGELGPELIRRLGVDTVPLFDEIDGNFPNHHPDPGKPENLQDLIKTMQETGADIGLAFDGDGDRLGVVTPKGEILYPDRLMMALSEDLIERVPGARIIFDVKCTGNLATVIEKAGGTPEMWRTGHSLIKARMKETGAALAGEMSGHIFFKERWFGFDDGIYGAARLLEILAKQDVDADTFFARFPQDLGTPEINVEVTDENKFAIVERLASEGDFGSDGVKTTLDGIRVDYADGWGLCRASNTTPMLVLRFEGKSEAALERIKDSFRAALKQAEPSIQAPF encoded by the coding sequence ATGAGTCAGGTACCCGCTTCAATTTTCCGCGCCTACGATATCCGTGGCATCGTGGATAAGACCCTCACCGAAGACGGCGTGCGCGCCATCGGCCAATCCATCGGCAGCGAAGCCGCGGCACGCGGTGAATCCACCGTCGTGGTCGCGCGTGACGGCCGTCTCTCCGGCCCGCGCCTGTCCAAGGCGCTGATCGCGGGCCTGCGCGATGCCGGCCGTGATGTCGTCGACATCGGCATGGTGCCGACACCGGTGCTCTACTATGCCACCAATATCCTGGAAGGCACCCGCTCCGGCGTGATGCTGACCGGCAGCCATAACCCGGCCAACTACAACGGTCTGAAGATCGTGCTGGCCGGTGAGACCCTGTCCGGTGACACCATTACCGATCTCTACCGTCGCCTGCAGGAAGGCGATCTGGCACAGGGCGAAGGCAGCCTGCGTGAAGAGGACGTGCGTGAACGCTATCTGGAACAGATCACCGGTGATGTGGTCGTCAAGCGTCCGCTCAAGGCCGTGGTCGATTGCGGCAACGGCGTGGCTGGCGAGCTGGGCCCGGAGCTGATCCGTCGCCTGGGCGTCGACACCGTGCCGCTGTTCGACGAGATCGACGGCAACTTCCCGAATCACCACCCGGATCCGGGCAAGCCGGAAAACCTGCAGGACCTGATCAAGACCATGCAGGAAACCGGCGCGGACATCGGTCTGGCCTTCGATGGTGACGGCGACCGCCTCGGCGTCGTGACGCCCAAGGGCGAGATCCTCTACCCGGACCGCCTGATGATGGCGCTGTCGGAAGACCTGATCGAACGCGTGCCGGGCGCGCGCATCATCTTCGACGTCAAGTGCACCGGCAATCTGGCGACCGTGATCGAGAAGGCCGGCGGCACGCCGGAAATGTGGCGCACCGGCCACTCCTTGATCAAGGCACGCATGAAGGAAACCGGCGCGGCACTGGCCGGCGAGATGAGCGGCCACATCTTCTTCAAGGAGCGCTGGTTCGGCTTCGATGACGGCATCTACGGCGCCGCGCGCCTGCTGGAAATCCTCGCCAAGCAGGATGTCGATGCCGACACCTTCTTCGCCCGTTTCCCGCAGGACCTCGGCACCCCCGAGATCAATGTGGAAGTGACCGACGAGAACAAGTTCGCTATCGTCGAGCGACTGGCCAGCGAAGGCGACTTCGGTAGCGACGGCGTCAAGACCACGCTGGACGGCATTCGTGTCGACTACGCCGATGGCTGGGGCCTGTGCCGCGCCTCCAACACCACGCCGATGCTGGTGCTGCGCTTCGAAGGCAAGTCAGAAGCCGCACTGGAGCGTATCAAGGACAGCTTCCGCGCCGCGCTGAAGCAGGCCGAGCCGAGCATCCAGGCACCGTTCTGA
- a CDS encoding putative bifunctional diguanylate cyclase/phosphodiesterase: protein MDPTSSHVNGTHSLWRIFGLNAALMVVLGGLFLASQWFDVREQEMRRLELLDTQLHISTEQLIANVSREMMVLERVLSSEGKEQWRGSLDSALGRHPSLVSLMVVPFADYRGSSLRQIGVGRSCSWQLTQPEAQALPGRSSLLFGSALPLASGQPGLPFYRHMDIEGMSWLLIGCLDFSESRSLLANPNSDDGQRLRLFSTNGLLLFSSPQEHALGVTGKLPLSSMANMGKYISERGVRRYHVPGFDGQPRMAAGSYIAPLKLFSVVSQPLSSLWWLWWNRIWFGMLLGGIFLVVLVVMVARAERKRAERHDELEGALESMTARSRTLVTLMDNLPGVVYRIEVNTGVLTFISNGSAELFGRSAESLVGAGITLTELIHQEDRQSVSAARHWAMCAQMRHEQVFRIIADHERWVLDRSVMIEGEDGVRYWEGLLLDISAHKESERQLDFLARHDALTGLYNRKAFMAAADERVAAGGLMIYADIDRFSTVNDGLGHEAGDQLLVAVGERLRRLLPPGGLVARLGADEFGLYLPHGNDDPAQVVEEIQQKVERPFTILGRPLIISLTAGYVLSETNGDAQALMLNADVALYHAKSRGDHALRWESSLDKHVASRMTLEQDLRQAIGSEQLYLHYQPQLDSHGELQGVEALLRWQHPELGMISPAQFIPLAEETGLIFRLGRFVLEEACAQMVRWQDAGLHMPRMAVNLSARQLTSGYENEVFGVLESQKLSPTRLEVEVTETLLIQDMEGGLAVLGALRELGVRVALDDFGQGYSSLSYLSSLPLDVLKVDRSFVMKMDAVAGSDGGIRCPNQQAIQLVGAVISLGHSLGHEIVAEGVETDMQFEELKQLGCDTYQGYLLARPMSAEAILERFSVNA, encoded by the coding sequence GTGGACCCGACTTCCTCGCACGTCAATGGCACACATTCGCTGTGGCGAATCTTTGGGCTCAATGCGGCCTTGATGGTGGTGTTGGGTGGCCTGTTTCTGGCCAGCCAATGGTTTGATGTGCGTGAACAGGAAATGCGTCGCCTGGAGCTGCTGGATACCCAGCTGCATATCTCCACCGAACAGCTGATCGCCAATGTCTCGCGCGAGATGATGGTGCTGGAACGCGTGTTGAGCAGCGAAGGCAAGGAGCAGTGGCGTGGCTCGCTGGATAGCGCACTGGGCCGTCATCCCTCACTGGTCTCGCTGATGGTGGTGCCGTTTGCTGATTACCGTGGCAGCAGCCTGCGTCAGATCGGCGTGGGACGTAGTTGCAGCTGGCAGCTGACCCAGCCGGAAGCCCAGGCGTTACCCGGGCGCAGCAGCCTGCTGTTCGGCTCCGCACTGCCGCTGGCATCCGGTCAGCCGGGCTTGCCGTTCTATCGGCACATGGATATAGAGGGCATGTCCTGGCTGCTGATCGGCTGCCTGGACTTCTCCGAGTCACGCAGCCTGTTGGCCAACCCGAATTCCGATGATGGGCAGCGTCTGCGTCTGTTCTCCACCAATGGCCTGTTGCTGTTCTCGAGCCCACAGGAGCATGCGCTGGGCGTGACCGGCAAGCTGCCGCTGTCCTCGATGGCCAACATGGGCAAGTACATCTCCGAGCGTGGTGTGCGCCGTTATCATGTGCCGGGCTTCGATGGCCAGCCGCGCATGGCGGCGGGCAGCTATATCGCACCGCTCAAGCTGTTCAGCGTCGTGAGTCAGCCACTCTCCAGCCTGTGGTGGCTGTGGTGGAATCGTATCTGGTTCGGGATGTTGCTAGGCGGCATCTTCCTGGTCGTGCTGGTGGTCATGGTGGCGCGTGCCGAGCGCAAGCGCGCTGAGCGCCACGATGAGCTGGAGGGCGCGCTCGAGTCGATGACGGCACGTTCTCGCACCCTGGTGACGTTGATGGATAACCTGCCGGGCGTGGTGTATCGCATCGAGGTCAACACTGGAGTGCTGACCTTCATCAGCAATGGCTCGGCCGAGCTGTTCGGACGCTCGGCCGAATCACTGGTTGGCGCCGGCATCACCCTGACCGAGCTGATCCATCAGGAAGACCGTCAGTCCGTCAGCGCCGCCCGTCATTGGGCGATGTGCGCGCAGATGCGCCATGAGCAGGTCTTCCGCATCATCGCCGACCATGAGCGTTGGGTGCTGGACCGCAGCGTGATGATCGAGGGCGAGGATGGCGTGCGCTACTGGGAAGGCCTGCTGCTGGATATCAGTGCGCACAAGGAATCCGAGCGTCAGCTCGATTTCCTGGCGCGCCATGATGCCCTGACGGGGCTCTATAACCGCAAGGCCTTCATGGCGGCGGCCGATGAACGCGTCGCGGCGGGTGGCTTGATGATCTACGCCGATATCGACCGTTTCTCGACCGTCAATGATGGTCTGGGCCATGAAGCCGGTGACCAGCTGCTGGTCGCGGTCGGCGAGCGTCTGCGTCGTCTGCTGCCGCCGGGTGGTCTGGTGGCGCGTCTGGGGGCCGATGAGTTCGGCCTCTATCTGCCGCATGGCAATGATGATCCGGCGCAGGTAGTGGAGGAGATCCAGCAGAAGGTCGAGCGTCCCTTCACGATTCTGGGTCGCCCGCTGATCATCAGTCTGACGGCCGGCTATGTGCTGTCCGAGACCAATGGCGATGCCCAGGCGTTGATGTTGAATGCCGATGTGGCGCTCTATCACGCCAAGTCGCGCGGCGATCATGCGCTGCGCTGGGAGTCCTCGCTGGACAAGCATGTCGCGTCGCGCATGACGCTGGAGCAGGACCTGCGTCAGGCCATCGGCAGCGAGCAGCTCTATCTGCATTACCAGCCACAGCTGGATAGCCACGGTGAGCTGCAGGGTGTCGAGGCGCTGCTGCGCTGGCAGCATCCGGAGCTGGGCATGATCTCGCCGGCCCAGTTCATTCCGCTGGCCGAGGAGACCGGCCTGATCTTCCGCCTCGGACGGTTCGTGCTCGAGGAGGCCTGTGCCCAGATGGTGCGCTGGCAGGACGCCGGCCTTCACATGCCGCGCATGGCGGTCAATCTGTCGGCGCGCCAGCTGACCTCGGGCTACGAGAACGAAGTCTTCGGCGTGCTGGAAAGTCAGAAGCTGTCGCCGACGCGGCTGGAAGTCGAGGTGACCGAGACGCTGCTGATCCAGGACATGGAAGGGGGGCTTGCCGTGCTCGGCGCGCTGCGCGAGCTGGGCGTGCGTGTGGCGCTGGATGACTTCGGGCAGGGCTATTCGTCGCTGTCCTATCTGTCATCCCTGCCGCTGGATGTGCTCAAGGTCGACCGCAGCTTCGTGATGAAGATGGATGCGGTCGCCGGCTCTGACGGCGGTATCCGCTGTCCCAATCAGCAGGCCATCCAGCTGGTCGGCGCCGTGATCAGCCTGGGGCACTCGTTGGGCCACGAGATCGTCGCCGAGGGGGTCGAGACGGACATGCAGTTCGAGGAACTCAAGCAACTGGGCTGCGACACCTATCAGGGTTACCTGCTGGCGCGGCCGATGTCCGCCGAGGCCATACTGGAGCGCTTCAGCGTCAACGCCTGA